The proteins below are encoded in one region of Parus major isolate Abel chromosome 7, Parus_major1.1, whole genome shotgun sequence:
- the GCG gene encoding glucagon has protein sequence MKMKSIYFVAGLLLMIVQGSWQNPLQDTEEKSRSFKTSHSEPIEESRQLNEVKRHSQGTFTSDYTKYLDTRRAQDFVQWLMSTKRNGQQAQEDKENDKVPDQLSSNAISKRHAEFERHAEGTYTSDITSYLEGQAAKEFIAWLVNGRGRRDFPEKALVAEEMGRRHADGTFTSDINKVLDDMAAKEFLKWLINTKVTQRDLLEEYQ, from the exons atgaaaatgaaaagcatttattttgttgctgGTCTTCTTTTAATGATAGTTCAAGGCAGCTGGCAAAATCCTCTTCAGGATACAGAGGAGAAATCAAG ATCGTTCAAAACTTCCCATTCTGAACCAATAGAGGAATCTAGACAGCTGAATGAAGTGAAACGTCACTCACAAGGCACATTCACCAGTGACTACACCAAGTACCTGGACACCAGACGAGCTCAGGACTTTGTGCAATGGTTAATGAGCACTAAAAGAAATGG CCAACAAGCACAGGAGgacaaagaaaatgacaaagTCCCTGACCAGCTCTCAAG CAATGCAATCTCCAAGCGTCATGCTGAATTTGAGAGACATGCTGAAGGCACCTACACCAGTGATATCACCTCTTATTTGGAAGGTCAAGCTGCCAAAGAGTTCATCGCTTGGTTGGTGAATGGACGAGGAAGAAGAGA TTTCCCAGAAAAAGCTCTTGTGGCTGAAGAAATGGGTCGAAGACATGCAGATGGCACTTTCACGAGTGATATCAACAAAGTCCTTGATGACATGGCAGCCAAAGAGTTCCTAAAATGGCTAATTAACACAAAAGTTACCCAAAG agACCTTTTGGAAGAATACcagtaa